In the Natranaeroarchaeum aerophilus genome, one interval contains:
- a CDS encoding DUF7310 family coiled-coil domain-containing protein codes for MTDLDTVDERLRAVERAISDGDADNVALTDPDGELTERIETIEANVAELDAAVQAIRGYVGHIRSLDESVEQEADSALAAVDDLRERVDRLEADGPTEDRSSVPSSDPPSGAASYPGREHDRPTTPRGRTSTDGGTTSQEYEARRTPRREPHSPSTTECPCCGSARQRAPAREQAKGSGSARDRPDRGERPSTDTPPVEGVDEDGLVDRIRGKL; via the coding sequence GTGACCGATCTCGATACCGTCGACGAGCGGCTTCGTGCCGTCGAGCGGGCGATTTCCGACGGCGACGCCGACAACGTCGCGCTGACCGATCCGGACGGCGAACTGACAGAGAGAATCGAGACCATCGAGGCGAATGTCGCCGAACTCGACGCCGCAGTTCAGGCGATCAGAGGCTACGTTGGCCATATTCGCTCGCTCGACGAATCCGTCGAGCAGGAGGCGGACTCGGCGCTTGCAGCCGTCGATGACCTTCGTGAGCGCGTCGACCGGCTGGAAGCCGACGGACCTACCGAGGACAGGTCGTCCGTCCCTTCCAGTGACCCGCCCTCCGGTGCCGCATCGTATCCTGGCCGAGAGCACGACCGACCGACTACTCCGCGGGGGCGCACATCGACCGATGGTGGCACCACAAGTCAGGAATACGAAGCGCGACGCACACCGCGGCGAGAGCCACACTCTCCTTCAACAACTGAGTGCCCCTGCTGTGGCTCCGCCCGACAGAGAGCACCGGCAAGAGAACAGGCGAAGGGATCAGGATCCGCCCGTGACCGCCCGGATCGCGGGGAGCGGCCGAGCACCGATACACCGCCGGTTGAGGGCGTCGACGAGGATGGGCTGGTCGACCGAATCCGGGGGAAGCTCTGA
- a CDS encoding tubulin/FtsZ family protein, with amino-acid sequence MKVVLIGVGQAGGKVTQALAEFDNRMGFDAVRGALAVNSAKADLQSLSIDTCLIGQARVNGHGVGGDNELGAEIMQEDTGEVMGQLDGRITAEAEGIFVVAGLGGGTGSGGAPVLVRELARVYDIPVYALGVLPGRDEGAMYQANAGRSLKTLVREADSTLLVDNDAWHSSGDSVGDAFDAINQAIAQRVGLLLASGEAIEGVGESVVDSSEVINTFREGEISALGYASATASEDSAENINTAMSTARQALFTGTSLPDARTADAALLVVAGRPESIPRKGVERARRMVEDETGSLQVRGGDFPLDSDRLAALVLLSGVERSDRMEEFMKRAREANEQQAESDADPAAQFQNDELNDLF; translated from the coding sequence ATGAAGGTCGTACTGATCGGAGTCGGACAGGCCGGGGGAAAGGTGACCCAGGCGCTGGCCGAGTTCGATAACCGAATGGGATTCGATGCGGTCCGTGGCGCGCTCGCGGTCAACAGTGCGAAGGCCGATCTACAGTCGCTTTCGATCGATACCTGCCTTATCGGACAGGCGAGAGTGAACGGCCACGGCGTTGGCGGCGATAACGAACTCGGCGCAGAGATCATGCAGGAAGACACTGGCGAGGTGATGGGCCAACTCGACGGACGGATCACCGCGGAGGCCGAGGGGATCTTCGTCGTCGCCGGACTCGGTGGCGGCACGGGAAGTGGCGGCGCGCCCGTACTGGTCCGTGAGCTTGCCCGTGTCTACGACATCCCTGTTTACGCACTTGGCGTCCTGCCCGGTCGCGACGAGGGGGCGATGTATCAGGCCAACGCCGGTCGATCCCTCAAAACGCTCGTCCGCGAGGCGGACTCGACACTACTCGTGGATAACGACGCGTGGCACAGCTCCGGCGACAGCGTGGGCGACGCGTTCGATGCGATCAACCAGGCGATCGCACAGCGTGTCGGGCTCCTGTTGGCCTCGGGCGAGGCGATCGAGGGGGTCGGGGAAAGCGTCGTCGACTCCAGCGAAGTGATCAACACGTTCCGGGAGGGCGAGATCTCCGCACTGGGGTACGCAAGCGCAACGGCAAGCGAGGACAGCGCAGAGAATATCAACACGGCGATGAGCACGGCCCGTCAGGCGCTGTTTACCGGGACGAGCCTGCCCGACGCACGGACGGCCGACGCAGCGCTGCTGGTCGTCGCCGGGAGGCCAGAATCGATCCCACGCAAGGGCGTCGAGCGCGCGCGGCGGATGGTCGAGGACGAGACCGGCAGTTTGCAGGTCCGCGGGGGAGACTTCCCGCTCGATTCCGATCGGCTGGCGGCGCTGGTGTTGCTCTCGGGCGTCGAGCGGTCCGATCGAATGGAGGAGTTCATGAAACGTGCCAGGGAAGCAAACGAGCAACAGGCCGAGAGCGACGCCGATCCAGCAGCACAGTTCCAGAACGACGAGCTAAACGATCTATTCTGA
- a CDS encoding ATPase, T2SS/T4P/T4SS family gives MNLGSAASGVLDRFRDDERAERHGGCQCRPSFEGDRLVLDATDCPENGQLGESGGCRSVAIDALTERDVETVVARADGLDRIYDDRAAALLVAAGRFVEQVAVHDAELADSARSDPIDACRCATARTPPVSRIAAETGLESVVESVAGYETALRPALRSTVARARVSARPPANTALVETRSLGTESTARIYRDRSTGSRTYQLEPAITELSAAGNRQLAAAYDRLASGAIEGGDRAPGRAVRAVCDSDDDIALLARLLAKHTREFGVVTDLLSDPAVSDVFVTTPVESTPVRVLYDGDRLATNVRLTEAGAAAFASRFRRSSGRAFSRASPTLAATTSAGESAGSVRVAGVTDPVSDGTGFVFRDHGDEALTLPALVENGTLPADAAALLSVAVRRSSAGLIAGTRGAGKTTTLGALLWELPAGTRTVVIEDTPELPVEQLQETGRDVQALETAVDVEDGPGISPSEALRTALRLGEGALVLGEVRGEEARVLYEAMRVGASGSAVLGTIHGDGGQSVRERVVSDLDVPESSFAVTEFVVTLEPYQGPDGRARRVRSIEELLVTDEGVTFAPLYELSGGELVPSGRIGRGESRLVDSLARSDESYADVRELLDHWQRVFDRLADSGRTRPQAVADAYARQSRSREGA, from the coding sequence ATGAATCTCGGATCGGCCGCTTCGGGGGTACTCGACCGGTTTCGAGACGACGAGCGAGCCGAGCGACACGGCGGCTGTCAGTGTCGGCCATCGTTTGAGGGTGATCGACTCGTGCTCGACGCCACTGACTGTCCGGAGAACGGGCAGCTCGGCGAGAGCGGCGGCTGCCGGAGTGTGGCGATCGATGCGCTCACCGAGCGGGACGTCGAGACGGTCGTGGCTCGCGCCGATGGTCTCGACCGGATCTACGACGATCGTGCCGCTGCACTGCTGGTGGCTGCTGGCCGATTCGTCGAGCAGGTCGCTGTCCACGATGCCGAACTCGCCGATAGCGCGCGATCGGATCCGATCGACGCCTGTCGGTGCGCGACGGCGCGCACGCCGCCTGTCTCCCGAATTGCGGCCGAAACCGGACTCGAGAGCGTCGTCGAGTCCGTTGCAGGGTACGAGACGGCGCTTCGGCCGGCGCTTCGATCGACGGTCGCCCGTGCGCGCGTGTCGGCGCGACCACCAGCGAATACAGCACTCGTCGAAACGAGATCGCTCGGCACCGAAAGCACGGCCCGGATCTACCGCGACCGATCGACCGGCAGCCGGACGTACCAGCTGGAACCGGCGATCACCGAGTTATCCGCGGCCGGAAATCGTCAGCTTGCGGCAGCATACGACCGGCTGGCCTCGGGAGCGATCGAGGGGGGTGACAGAGCACCGGGCCGTGCGGTTCGGGCCGTCTGCGATAGCGACGACGACATCGCACTCCTCGCCCGGCTCCTCGCCAAACACACCCGCGAGTTCGGCGTGGTGACCGACCTACTATCCGATCCTGCGGTCTCGGACGTGTTCGTCACGACGCCAGTCGAATCGACGCCGGTGCGAGTGCTGTACGACGGTGACCGGCTGGCGACGAACGTCCGCCTCACCGAAGCGGGGGCTGCCGCCTTCGCCTCACGATTCCGCCGGTCGAGCGGCCGCGCCTTCTCTCGCGCCAGTCCGACGCTCGCGGCGACGACCTCCGCCGGAGAGTCGGCTGGAAGCGTCCGTGTTGCGGGTGTTACGGATCCCGTCAGCGACGGCACGGGCTTTGTCTTCCGGGATCACGGCGACGAGGCGCTGACGCTCCCCGCGCTCGTCGAGAACGGAACGCTCCCTGCGGACGCGGCCGCCCTGCTCTCGGTCGCCGTCCGACGCTCCAGTGCGGGACTCATTGCCGGAACTCGTGGGGCTGGCAAGACGACGACGCTCGGCGCGCTACTGTGGGAACTGCCCGCTGGCACTCGAACCGTGGTCATCGAAGACACCCCCGAGCTACCGGTCGAGCAGTTACAGGAGACCGGCCGGGACGTCCAGGCGCTCGAAACCGCGGTTGACGTCGAAGATGGGCCAGGAATATCGCCGAGCGAGGCGCTCAGAACCGCCCTGCGGCTCGGCGAGGGGGCACTCGTTCTGGGTGAAGTCCGTGGTGAGGAAGCCCGCGTCCTCTACGAGGCGATGCGGGTTGGCGCGAGCGGCAGCGCCGTCCTCGGAACGATCCACGGCGACGGCGGCCAGTCCGTCCGAGAGCGGGTCGTCTCCGATCTGGACGTCCCCGAGTCGTCGTTTGCCGTCACCGAGTTCGTCGTAACGCTCGAACCGTATCAGGGCCCGGACGGCCGGGCGCGACGAGTCCGATCGATCGAGGAACTCCTCGTCACCGACGAGGGGGTGACGTTCGCGCCACTGTACGAACTCAGTGGCGGTGAACTGGTTCCGAGCGGTCGGATCGGACGCGGGGAGAGTCGACTGGTCGACAGCCTCGCGCGATCCGACGAGTCCTACGCCGATGTCCGGGAGTTGCTCGACCACTGGCAACGTGTTTTCGATCGCCTCGCCGACAGCGGCCGGACGCGACCGCAGGCCGTCGCCGATGCCTACGCCCGACAGTCCCGATCACGTGAGGGAGCGTGA